A genomic window from Planococcus rifietoensis includes:
- a CDS encoding DMT family transporter — MERLKGVSMILIGAMLWGATGPLMEWTLDVYAISVPFLLTIRLIVAGIVLLLFLKMKQVQVTSIFRQKIWTRPLLIFSVAGMLGVQYSFVAAIDTSNAVFATLMQFLAPVYVIVFVSMRLRKWPPVYQVLGMLGTLAGLFLLLTDGRLDSLVISGEALFWGVLVGLAFTFYTLYPARLMQEWGVLLVVGWSMLFGGIFLGLINPIFLSDEWGLLADPTLIVAIIAIIVVGTMAFVLFLSSMRFISPVETSILSAMEPLTAMVISLVWFGHFLSPLQIGGAFLMLVFVTWLSFAGSEKTVEDRS, encoded by the coding sequence ATGGAACGTCTAAAAGGAGTATCGATGATATTGATAGGAGCGATGCTTTGGGGAGCCACCGGACCGCTCATGGAATGGACACTCGATGTTTATGCGATTTCTGTGCCATTTCTTCTGACCATCCGGCTTATTGTCGCCGGCATCGTGCTGCTGTTGTTTTTGAAAATGAAGCAGGTGCAGGTGACATCGATTTTCCGTCAAAAGATATGGACGCGTCCCTTATTAATCTTTTCAGTGGCGGGCATGCTTGGCGTCCAATACAGTTTCGTCGCAGCGATCGATACGAGCAATGCTGTTTTTGCCACGCTGATGCAGTTTCTTGCGCCTGTCTATGTCATCGTCTTCGTTTCCATGCGCCTGCGTAAATGGCCGCCGGTCTATCAGGTGCTCGGCATGCTCGGCACGCTCGCTGGCTTGTTTTTATTGTTGACGGACGGACGCTTGGATTCCTTGGTCATCAGCGGAGAAGCGCTTTTTTGGGGCGTTCTTGTCGGTTTGGCATTTACGTTCTACACGCTGTATCCGGCCCGGCTGATGCAGGAATGGGGCGTCTTGCTCGTGGTCGGTTGGTCGATGCTGTTCGGCGGCATCTTTCTCGGGCTCATCAATCCGATTTTCCTGTCGGATGAATGGGGGCTGTTGGCAGACCCGACACTCATTGTGGCAATCATCGCAATTATTGTGGTCGGTACGATGGCGTTTGTGCTGTTTCTCAGTAGCATGCGATTCATTTCGCCTGTAGAGACGAGCATTTTATCCGCGATGGAGCCATTGACGGCGATGGTCATTTCGCTTGTCTGGTTCGGCCATTTTCTATCCCCATTGCAAATCGGTGGAGCTTTTCTCATGTTGGTCTTCGTCACTTGGCTATCTTTTGCAGGCAGTGAAAAAACTGTCGAAGACCGCTCTTGA
- a CDS encoding putative bifunctional diguanylate cyclase/phosphodiesterase encodes MSEKQDFLAQTLAYNHIPFPIIIFDQEGLITWFNGHAERIFQLNTETAKGQPFPYMNPEQASLHKQPWELLLESTDPVRFENMEIGLGSGGQSYSTVVTKAFTSHGERFLLTIYEIDDSVSADSAARELSHLRHGLDDSFMMTYFDQEFLVTYANPHFLKLSKWTPKRVLGKPVWQMFHDSEEDIEFVDSILESLKDGHVWNGEAKKATKDGETYWVDLTAIPMQLSEEDAYYIFLEKDITETKHAQKHLEEIAFIDPITGLENRHRLEQAVAEHIKEGRHFSFLFLDIDRFYTLRDVSDTDTENELLIEFTKRLRMYFSDSLITRAGLHEFALITPLPNWFIEGFLPYLQQHPIYIGGTAVPLTVSGAITKYPEDQQSFVHLIKASYATIKKVKDRGGSAISTLTADDHERLNRKALIEKRLVHALDRKNLQLLYQPQVNLSTGNVESVEALVRWNDDEIGVVTPDELIPIAEENGMIHEIGSFVLETACAQLKDWKAKGINLRISINSSIREFRDKDMASKLIEQMKANNCDPHSLMIEITEKFALEAEAERPIMQQMNRLSQQGVQFALDDFGTGYASFRYMLLLPISSLKIDRTIIQSITKQEKMQKMIKGMIQFGKSLDFQVTAEGVETNEQLELLRAMDCNSIQGYIISHPMSAQELEKWLK; translated from the coding sequence ATGAGTGAAAAGCAGGATTTTTTGGCACAAACCCTAGCATATAACCATATTCCCTTCCCTATCATCATTTTCGATCAAGAAGGACTCATCACTTGGTTCAACGGGCACGCCGAACGCATCTTTCAACTAAATACAGAAACCGCTAAAGGCCAACCCTTTCCCTATATGAATCCAGAACAAGCGTCTCTCCACAAGCAGCCATGGGAACTGCTGTTGGAAAGCACAGATCCAGTACGGTTCGAAAATATGGAAATCGGGCTTGGCAGCGGCGGGCAAAGCTATTCCACAGTCGTTACGAAAGCGTTCACATCGCATGGCGAACGTTTTCTTCTGACGATCTATGAGATCGATGATAGCGTAAGCGCCGACTCGGCTGCAAGAGAATTGAGCCATCTTCGCCACGGGCTGGATGATTCGTTTATGATGACTTATTTCGATCAAGAGTTTCTTGTCACATACGCGAATCCCCATTTCCTAAAGCTCAGCAAATGGACCCCGAAACGTGTGCTCGGCAAGCCCGTATGGCAAATGTTCCATGACAGCGAAGAAGACATTGAGTTTGTCGATTCGATTCTGGAAAGCTTGAAAGATGGGCACGTATGGAACGGCGAAGCGAAAAAAGCGACCAAAGACGGTGAAACTTATTGGGTCGACTTAACGGCGATTCCGATGCAATTGTCAGAGGAGGATGCGTATTACATCTTCCTTGAAAAAGACATTACAGAAACAAAGCATGCCCAAAAGCACCTCGAGGAAATCGCTTTTATCGACCCGATTACTGGGCTCGAAAACCGCCACCGCCTTGAACAAGCCGTCGCGGAACATATCAAGGAAGGCCGCCATTTCTCTTTCCTGTTCCTTGACATCGACCGGTTCTACACTTTGCGTGACGTATCGGATACCGATACGGAAAATGAATTGCTGATCGAATTTACGAAACGCTTGCGCATGTATTTCTCGGATTCCTTGATTACGCGCGCCGGGCTTCATGAATTTGCGTTGATCACGCCATTGCCGAACTGGTTCATCGAGGGCTTCCTGCCTTATTTGCAGCAGCACCCGATCTATATCGGCGGCACGGCAGTTCCTTTGACGGTCAGCGGCGCCATTACGAAATATCCGGAAGACCAGCAAAGCTTCGTCCACTTGATCAAAGCTTCCTATGCAACAATCAAGAAAGTCAAAGACCGCGGCGGCAGCGCCATTTCCACTTTGACGGCAGACGACCACGAACGCCTGAACCGCAAAGCGCTTATTGAAAAGCGCCTTGTTCATGCTTTGGACCGGAAAAACCTGCAATTGTTGTATCAGCCGCAAGTGAATCTCTCGACTGGCAATGTCGAAAGCGTAGAGGCGCTTGTCCGTTGGAATGATGACGAAATCGGCGTCGTGACGCCTGATGAACTTATTCCGATTGCGGAAGAAAACGGCATGATCCATGAAATCGGCAGTTTCGTTTTGGAGACTGCTTGTGCGCAATTGAAAGATTGGAAAGCGAAAGGGATTAATTTGCGTATCAGCATCAACTCTTCCATCCGTGAATTCCGCGATAAGGATATGGCGAGCAAGCTAATCGAGCAAATGAAAGCAAATAATTGTGATCCGCATTCCTTGATGATCGAGATCACGGAGAAATTCGCGCTTGAAGCTGAAGCGGAACGGCCGATCATGCAGCAAATGAACCGCCTAAGCCAACAAGGTGTGCAATTTGCGTTGGATGATTTCGGAACGGGGTACGCATCGTTCCGTTACATGTTGCTATTGCCGATTTCTTCCTTGAAAATCGACCGGACCATCATCCAGTCGATCACAAAGCAGGAAAAAATGCAGAAAATGATTAAGGGCATGATCCAATTCGGCAAATCGCTTGATTTCCAAGTGACCGCTGAAGGAGTCGAAACGAACGAGCAGCTTGAACTGCTTCGGGCAATGGATTGCAATAGCATCCAAGGCTATATCATCAGCCATCCGATGAGCGCACAAGAACTCGAGAAATGGCTAAAATAA